A segment of the Odoribacter splanchnicus DSM 20712 genome:
GAACGGGGAGAAAGCTGGCGGAAAGGAAGCTGTTATCAACATTAACTTCACAGATACGAAAGAGAAGGTGATGCTGATGCTCAATAATGGGGTGTTGAATCACCGCCTTGGCAGCCAGGATAAAAAAGCTGACCTGACCATGGAGATTGCGAAAATGGATTTCGTCAAACTGTTCTTCGGCAGAACGGATTTACAAACTTTGCATAAGACGAACAAGGTGAAAACTACCGGAGACACCAAAGCTATAGATATTATCCGTAGTGCCTGCGAACCGGCAGATCCTAACTTCAACATTGTGTTGCCGTAAACAGGAACAATATATTGATTTTTAACATGGCGGGTACATAGATGTGTATCCGCCTTTTTCGTATCATCGCATGTGACTAAGTTTGCATCAGCAGACATAGCAAATTTGTTCTCCTGTCTCCTCCCTCAAAATGATCAAAAGCCACTAATAGAAGGATCTGGTACAAAACTATGTACTTCTTTCGATTTCAAACACTTTGCATTATTTTCTCCAAAGCCATCTGTATGTGAGCGAGTTTTCGTATATTTGTTCTCTAATTGATGATTATAACTGAAGATAAAGTTCCTGCCGTCGATTGAATTTATTATTGGGTCGGTGAGAATGGGGAATACGATTTTATTTATACTAAGCTAAACGAACAAATTCGTTTGTTTTTCGTTTTGCTATCGAACTGTGTTTTATTATGGTCGAGATAAAAAAAGGGCATCTGTTGAAAGCTGTACTCTTCGATATGGACGGCGTATTATTCGATTCGATGAAGAATCATACGTTAGCTTGGTATAGAGCTTTGTCTTCCCGGAAGATCCCTTGTGAAAGAGATGAATTTTATCAATATGAGGGAGCTACAGCCGAATGGACAATTAATTTGATTTTTGAGCGGACCTATCATCGGCAAGCGACTAAACAGGAGATTGAAGAACTATATACCTTAAAAAGTAAATATTTTAATGAGTTGCCTGAGGCCAGGCCTATGCCAGGGGCCAAAGAGGTTTTGAAGATCGTCCGGGAGCACGGTTTATTGCCCGTTGTCGTTACCGGTTCCGGTCAACAATCGTTGTTAAAACGGTTGACCGAAGAATATGCCGGTTTTGTCGATGCTTCGACTTTGGTGACTGCTTTCGATGTCGAGCATGGTAAACCCCATCCGGAACCTTACCTGAAAGGCCTGAAAAAAGCACATGCTATGCCCGACGAAGCTTTCATTATAGAAAATGCACCTTTGGGGGTAAAAGCCGGTGTAGCGGCTGGAGTTTTCACTATCGCCGTGAATACAGGGCCTATTCCTGAAAAACAATTGCAAGAGGCCGGAGCTGACTTGATCTATCCGGATATGTCGGCTTTACAAAAGTATTTGCCGCAACTATTGGCCGGACATCATAACCGGGCCTGAATTTTCCGGATTGCTAATCTATCGTATATCCAGAGAAATAGGTTTGAACAAAACCCATTGCCAATATAACCACCCATATCCCGGAAGGATTGCATTTCTCCCAGAATAAATGAGTTAATTCTTGACCCGATAGCTGGAATTGCCGGGCTACTTCTTCAAAATAAGCATTGTTCGAAAGCTGATCCGATAGTTGTAAGCCCTTCTCTGCTACTAGTTTCCGCGCCATAACTACTTTATCCGACATTTGCTGATAGACGCCTCCGGAAATAATACCGGCAAACACCTTTCCTAGAAACACTGGTATAAAAGAAGGTGTTTATATACATGTTTACCTTAAACGCAGATATATTTTTTCTTTCTATTCCGATTTCGGGTTTTATACCGTCAGACCGGGTCGTCTGGAACGGTCCGCTAAGGCTTTCTTTCTCTGACCGGCGGAACTCCTCACTCCGTTCGTCAGTGATAGAAAAAGCCAGTGTAAAGGCATGGGGACTGAACGTTACTTACGGCTTCAAGAAACCAAAGAAAAATCGGGCTTTGTCCATGCCTTTTCAAAGTTATAAATTATCGAATTATTAATTAATGTACAAATGTACGACTGAATAATTCTACTATAAATCGGGACATTGCTGCAAAATGGATTGCATAATGACAGCTGCAGCCTCGGCATCGGCCAGGGCATGATGATGATTTTTCAGGTCATATCCGCAAAAGGAAGAAACGGTATGCAACTGATAATTTTCCAGTCCTTTAAATAATTTCCGGGAAAGGCGGTAGGTACAGTAAAAGGAGTAACCGGGATAATCCATTTCGTAAAGCCGAAAGACAGCTTTCAGGCATCCCTCGTCGAACATGCTATTGTGAGCCACCAAAGGTATCCCTTCAATCATCGGAGCAATTTCCCGCCATACCGTAGGAAAAGCCAGAGCTTCCTCGGTATCCTCCCGACTCAAACCGTGAATAGCTGTATTACGCCGGGAATAAAAATTCGGTGCAGGATGAATCAGACTGTAAAACCGGTCTTCGATCACCCCCCGGTTCATCACGACGATCCCCACCGAACAAACACTGGTCTGCTGCCAATTGGCTGTCTCGAAATCTATTGCAGCAAATTTCTCCATTTTTACTTCAGCATTTATTTAGACAAAAATACATCATTAAAGCTTAAGATTTTCAAAACCCAGGCAACTGCATGACTACTGTGGGTATCAGTAACAGAAAACCCAGGACGACAAACAACAGGAGGATTTTGGCAAACCATTTTACCCACACCTCATAGGGAATGCGGGCGATTCCCAAAGCACCGATCAATACGGCGGAGGTGGGCGTGATCATATTGGTAAAGCCATCACCGAACTGGAAAGCCATCACTGTAGCCTGCCGGGAAATACCGATGACATCCGAGAAGGGAGCCATAATCGGCATCGTCAAAGCAGCTTTGGCCGATCCCGAAGGGATGATGATATTGATCAGCGTCTGAATTACATACATCGCACCAACCGAAGCCACTCTTCCGGCCTCGTTCATCAGAGAAGCCAAGGCATGTAATATAGGATCGATAATACGCCCGTCCTGCAAAATCTGGATGATTCCTCCGGCCAGTCCGACCACAATAGCCGCCGATAAGATATCTTTAGCTCCTTCGAGAAACAATTTGATGATGCTGTCGGTATCTTTGCCCGCAGCATACCCCGTCAACACTCCCATCGCCAGAAAAATCGCCGAAATTTCGGGCAGATACCAACCATGCCCCATCACTCCGATCACCAGAAAAATGACCGTAAAAGCCAGGATAGAAAGGATAAAAAAATGGAAAGATTTCCGTAGCCCCAACCATCCGAACAAAGCGAACAA
Coding sequences within it:
- a CDS encoding HAD family hydrolase, which produces MVEIKKGHLLKAVLFDMDGVLFDSMKNHTLAWYRALSSRKIPCERDEFYQYEGATAEWTINLIFERTYHRQATKQEIEELYTLKSKYFNELPEARPMPGAKEVLKIVREHGLLPVVVTGSGQQSLLKRLTEEYAGFVDASTLVTAFDVEHGKPHPEPYLKGLKKAHAMPDEAFIIENAPLGVKAGVAAGVFTIAVNTGPIPEKQLQEAGADLIYPDMSALQKYLPQLLAGHHNRA
- a CDS encoding 3'-5' exonuclease, with amino-acid sequence MEKFAAIDFETANWQQTSVCSVGIVVMNRGVIEDRFYSLIHPAPNFYSRRNTAIHGLSREDTEEALAFPTVWREIAPMIEGIPLVAHNSMFDEGCLKAVFRLYEMDYPGYSFYCTYRLSRKLFKGLENYQLHTVSSFCGYDLKNHHHALADAEAAAVIMQSILQQCPDL